From a single Diachasmimorpha longicaudata isolate KC_UGA_2023 chromosome 15, iyDiaLong2, whole genome shotgun sequence genomic region:
- the LOC135169570 gene encoding toll-like receptor 7 yields the protein MAVRCCVPGIYVITVGFLLFIGGLGSVSGSCHWSSDGNETRSAVCTLRTLEPSGVAALLPPLDGAFRLRLECSNVHHFESVISGESWHRLSGLHELFIDNCKVLRIPEAAFQPFKELKKLTLRTKNTEWSIGRNLELSPKALAGLRELQTLEIADSNLRILPRNVLCSLNNLQILNLTGNQFREMNDVGLADARANRADCHADIRILDLSHNEIRNLPEDSPLSGLRQLQELYIQHNGINEIASDALTGLTSLRVFNVSYNSLDTLPDALFASTRDLREIHLQRNELKNLPSGIFIRLDQLLVLNIAGNRLDNVEEKLFSGLIRLIVLDLSYNSLSRIDARIFKDLFFLQILDLRNNSITHIESNAFLPLYNLHTLELSENRLHSIGPQLFNGLFVLSRLTLSGNMIANLDPLAFRNCSDLKEVDLSGNELTAVPEALRDLTFLKTLDLGENKITEFHNGSFKNLNQLTGLRLIGNEIGNLSRGMLWDLPNLQILNLARNKVQYVEREAFERNVHLEAIRLDGNFLTDINGIFSTITSLLLLNLSENHIEWFDYAFIPSNLKWLDIHGNIIESLGNYYQIPDLKVRTLDASHNRITELKSLSVPDSVELLFINNNYISTVHANTFTGKVNLTRVDMYANMIETMELAALRLTPVPEGKFLPEFYIGGNPFNCNCSMDWLPVINNMSALRQHPRVMDLDNAMCRISGPRGTAMVPASMAKPEQFLCRYEAHCFALCHCCDFDACDCEMTCPSNCKCYHDQTWNTNVVDCSGLATQDIPRKIPMDATEVYLDGNDFRELQNHVFIGRKNMRVLYVNGSGIESIQNRTFNGLNNLQTLHLEDNKIHELKGFEFEHLVHLRELYLQNNLIGFIGNLTLLPLRSLEILRLNGNRLVTFPVWQVTLNTRLVELSLGGNPWSCRCKFLQELSAWVSDNAHKVIDASDVWCYNNEARPAYRRRLNVNETACSDYFAQGGVIESIMVSDYLPMVAATLSAVLLLLVITVLAFIFREPVRTWAYSRYGVRFWAKTAQPEDKERLYDGYFCYSPKDEDFVLHSLAVELEHGPSGLRLCLHHRDLPCLRAAAPVVLEAAEASKRVVIVLTRNFLQTEWSRFEFRAAVHEALRGRPGQLVVVQAGPVTPEAEADPELRPYLRTATTLRWGEKRFWERLRFAMPPGDALRRKSSSLYRRNVNTYTLEGRPEKETSTLRVHGHIPGHHHPLFKDSPELLQAPPAYSSTATLGHNNQVRLEPGGRDTPVSSAASPSPRLTMNRAYQEGPLDAINESRRPLSEHIYSSIDSDYSTLERNAWRQQQPPPPGQAYLV from the coding sequence atggcTGTGAGATGCTGTGTACCAGGGATTTATGTGATAACGGtgggatttttattgttcatcGGTGGACTCGGTAGTGTATCGGGCTCGTGTCACTGGTCGTCCGACGGCAATGAAACCCGTTCAGCTGTTTGTACACTGAGAACACTTGAACCATCGGGTGTTGCTGCACTCTTACCACCCCTCGATGGTGCATTCAGATTGCGTCTTGAATGCAGTAATGTACATCATTTTGAGAGTGTTATATCGGGTGAGAGTTGGCATCGTTTGAGTGGACTACACGaattattcattgataattGTAAAGTCCTTAGAATACCAGAGGCAGCATTTCAGCCATTtaaggaattaaaaaaattaacactgCGTACAAAAAATACGGAATGGAGTATTGGAAGGAATTTGGAACTATCTCCTAAGGCACTTGCTGGACTCCGAGAGCTTCAGACGCTTGAAATAGCTGATAGCAATCTCCGAATACTACCCAGGAATGTACTGTGCAGTCTCAACAATCTCCAAATTCTCAATCTCACTGGAAATCAATTTCGGGAGATGAACGATGTTGGATTAGCTGATGCACGAGCCAATCGTGCTGATTGTCATGCTGATATACGTATACTTGATCTGTCACACAATGAGATAAGGAATTTACCGGAGGATAGTCCATTATCAGGATTGAGACAACTACAGGAACTTTATATTCAGCACAatggaataaatgaaatagCTAGTGATGCACTGACTGGATTAACAAGTTTACGTGTCTTCAATGTTAGTTACAATTCTTTGGATACACTGCCAGACGCACTTTTTGCATCAACAAGGGATCTCAGGGAGATACATCTTCAacgaaatgaattaaaaaatttacccAGCGGTATATTCATACGTTTGGACCAATTACTTGTGCTAAATATCGCTGGTAATCGTTTGGATAACGTTGAGGAAAAGTTATTTTCGGGATTGATAAGGCTCATTGTTCTTGATTTATCATACAATTCACTGTCACGAATTGATGCCCGAATTTTCAAGGATCTCTTCTTCCTTCAGATATTGGATTTAcgtaataattcaattacacACATCGAGAGTAATGCATTTCTACCTCTGTATAATCTTCACACACTTGAATTATCGGAGAATCGTTTGCACTCGATTGGTCCACAATTATTCAATGGATTATTTGTACTCAGTCGTCTTACACTTTCGGGAAATATGATTGCCAATCTTGATCCTCTGGCATTTAGAAATTGCTCAGACCTGAAGGAAGTTGACCTGAGTGGTAATGAATTGACAGCGGTCCCGGAAGCCCTACGTGATCTGACCTTTTTGAAAACCCTAGATCTTGGAGAAAATAAGATAACGGAGTTTCACAATGGTTCTTTTAAAAATCTCAATCAACTCACTGGTCTACGTCTCATTGGAAATGAGATTGGTAATCTTTCCCGGGGAATGCTGTGGGATCTACCTAATCTTCAAATATTGAATCTTGCTAGAAACAAGGTACAGTACGTTGAGAGAGAGGCATTTGAACGCAATGTACATCTCGAAGCAATACGTCTGGATGGAAATTTCTTGACCGATATCAATGGAATATTTTCGACTATAACAAGCCTTCTACTCCTGAATTTATCGGAAAATCATATTGAGTGGTTTGATTATGCATTCATTCCCAGTAATTTAAAATGGCTCGATATacatggaaatatcatcgagaGCCTGGGTAATTACTATCAAATACCTGATCTCAAAGTAAGAACACTCGATGCAAGTCACAATCGTATCACTGaattaaaatcattgtcaGTGCCTGATAgtgttgaattattattcataaataataattacataagTACAGTACATGCTAATACATTTACTGGTAAAGTTAATTTAACACGTGTCGATATGTATGCAAATATGATTGAAACAATGGAACTTGCTGCATTGAGATTGACACCAGTGCCAGAGGGTAAGTTCTTACCCGAATTCTACATCGGTGGTAATCCATTTAATTGCAATTGCTCAATGGATTGGCTACCAGTTATCAACAATATGAGTGCATTACGACAACATCCACGTGTTATGGATCTTGACAATGCAATGTGCCGTATATCGGGGCCCCGTGGTACAGCAATGGTACCAGCATCAATGGCTAAACCAGAACAATTTCTATGTCGTTATGAGGCCCATTGTTTTGCCCTTTGTCATTGCTGTGATTTTGATGCATGTGATTGTGAGATGACATGTCCATCAAATTGCAAATGTTATCACGATCAAACATGGAATACAAATGTTGTTGATTGTTCCGGATTGGCAACTCAGGATATACCACGTAAAATACCAATGGACGCAACTGAAGTTTATCTCGATGGTAATGATTTTCGTGAATTACAAAATCATGTTTTTATTGGACGTAAAAATATGCGTGTACTGTATGTTAATGGAAGTGGTATTGAATCAATTCAAAATCGTACATTCAAtggattaaataatttacaaacaCTACATCTGGAGGACAATAAGATTCACGAACTCAAGGGTTTTGAATTTGAACATTTGGTTCATTTACGAGAACTTTATCTGCAGAATAATCTCATTGGTTTTATTGGTAATTTAACTTTACTGCCGTTGAGATCATTGGAGATATTACGACTCAATGGAAATCGTCTTGTCACATTTCCAGTATGGCAAGTTACACTTAACACACGTCTTGTTGAATTATCACTTGGTGGTAATCCATGGTCATGTAGATGTAAATTTCTTCAAGAATTATCAGCCTGGGTATCTGATAATGCCCATAAAGTTATTGATGCCAGTGATGTATGGTGTTATAACAATGAAGCTAGACCAGCTTATCGTCGTCGTCTCAATGTTAATGAGACAGCTTGCTCCGATTATTTTGCCCAAGGTGGTGTCATTGAGAGTATAATGGTATCTGATTACCTACCCATGGTAGCAGCAACTCTTTCAGCAGTACTATTACTACTTGTTATAACAGTACTGGCATTTATATTTCGTGAGCCTGTTCGTACATGGGCCTATTCACGTTATGGTGTGAGATTTTGGGCAAAGACAGCCCAACCAGAGGATAAAGAACGACTCTACGATGGATATTTCTGCTACAGTCCTAAGGATGAGGATTTTGTTTTACACTCATTGGCTGTTGAATTGGAACATGGTCCCAGTGGTTTACGTTTGTGCCTTCATCATCGTGATCTACCCTGTCTACGTGCTGCTGCACCAGTTGTATTGGAAGCTGCTGAAGCATCAAAGCGTGTTGTCATTGTATTGACAAGAAATTTCTTACAGACAGAGTGGTCACGTTTTGAATTTCGTGCTGCTGTACATGAAGCCCTCAGGGGACGTCCTGGTCAGTTGGTTGTGGTACAGGCTGGTCCTGTTACACCTGAAGCTGAAGCTGATCCAGAATTGAGGCCTTATTTACGTACAGCAACGACACTCAGATGGGGGGAAAAACGTTTTTGGGAGAGATTGAGATTTGCAATGCCACCTGGTGATGCATTAAGACGAAAATCATCGTCATTGTACAGGAGAAATGTTAATACTTATACATTGGAGGGTAGACCGGAGAAGGAGACATCGACATTGCGTGTACATGGTCATATACCTGGACATCATCATCCATTGTTCAAGGATTCACCAGAATTATTACAAGCACCACCTGCATATTCAAGTACAGCAACACTTGGTCATAATAATCAGGTTAGACTCGAGCCAGGTGGTAGGGATACCCCGGTGAGTTCGGCAGCAAGTCCAAGCCCGAGGCTCACGATGAATCGTGCCTACCAGGAAGGACCTTTGGATGCTATCAATGAGAGCAGAAGACCATTGTCTGAACACATTTACTCTTCCATTGATTCCGATTATTCTACACTTGAGAGAAATGCCTGGAGACAACAGCAGCCACCACCACCTGGACAAGCATATCTTGTGTAA